TGGCTCCATACCTAAAGCGTTAGATAAAGCAAAAGTGTTTATTGAGAAAATTAGTGGACTTGAAAATCTTGTGGAAATAGTTACTTGTTCCGGCGATATGGGAGAAAATGCTTTAAAGAAGTACAATTTTAATGCCAGAATAATTTATTTTCCAAGAAGTGAAAATACAACATCTAGTGATACTGTTGAGGCCGCCAGAATTATGAAAAACGAAGATGTTGATTTATTAGTATTTACGGGGGGAGATGGTACGGCAAAAAATATTTACGAAGGAGCGGGTGAGAGTACTACAGCAATAGGAATACCGGCCGGTGTAAAAATTCATTCATCCGTATTTGCAAAGACTCCTGGCAGAGCCGGAGAACTGGCAAAATTGTTTATTGAAGGTAAAACAACCCTTACCAAGGAAGCTGAAGTTCTGGATATAGATGAATGTGAATATCGCAAAGGCAATGTGAATACAAGATTGTTTGGGTACTTAACGGTACCGGTGGAAAGAAAATTCATGCAGAATAAAAAAGCTCCGTCGCTAAAGAGTGAAAAATCCCAGCAATATGAAATTGCAAATGAAGTTATTAGGGATATGCTTGAGGACGAATATTACATTATTGGACCGGGGTCGACAACACGTGCAATAATGGAAATATTGGGGCTTAAGAATACATTAATAGGAGTTGATTTAATATATAACAAAAAATTAATTGAAAATGATCTGTCTGAAAATCAAATTTTGAAATACATATCATCTAGTCCGGCTAAAATAATTATTACTCCAACTGGTGGGCAAGGTTATTTACTTGGCAGGGGGAACCAGCAAATCAGTGATAAAGTAGTTAAAACTGTGGGGAAAGACAATATAATTATAATAGCTACAAAAGATAAAATAGCTAACTTAAAAGGAGAACCGTTGCTTTTGGATACAGGCAGCAATGAAACAGATGAAATGCTAAAGGGGTATGCAAAAATTATTACAGGCTTCAGAGAAACAGTTATTTATAAAATAAATTCATAATATATCAAAAAATTGCTGTCTGAATTTATTTTAATTAGTTGTAATGGTATATAAAGAATAATGAATGCAGCCCTATTGAAAACGTTAACAAACAACATTATGTTTTGCTGAAATAATAAAAATCATCTCAAAACTTTGCATACTTAATTTGTTTATGTTAAAAAATTTATGGAGGGTTATATGAATAAAAATGAAAAGAAATCTGAAAGCGCTTTAATAGCAGCGATCAAATTTTTACCATTATTAATACTTGCTTTATTGGTAATTATT
Above is a window of Sedimentibacter sp. MB35-C1 DNA encoding:
- a CDS encoding ATP-NAD kinase family protein — translated: MLKKNKDYRVMKKIGLIINPIAGMGGSVGLKGTDGLAHEALRLGSIPKALDKAKVFIEKISGLENLVEIVTCSGDMGENALKKYNFNARIIYFPRSENTTSSDTVEAARIMKNEDVDLLVFTGGDGTAKNIYEGAGESTTAIGIPAGVKIHSSVFAKTPGRAGELAKLFIEGKTTLTKEAEVLDIDECEYRKGNVNTRLFGYLTVPVERKFMQNKKAPSLKSEKSQQYEIANEVIRDMLEDEYYIIGPGSTTRAIMEILGLKNTLIGVDLIYNKKLIENDLSENQILKYISSSPAKIIITPTGGQGYLLGRGNQQISDKVVKTVGKDNIIIIATKDKIANLKGEPLLLDTGSNETDEMLKGYAKIITGFRETVIYKINS